Proteins found in one Arachis stenosperma cultivar V10309 chromosome 8, arast.V10309.gnm1.PFL2, whole genome shotgun sequence genomic segment:
- the LOC130945841 gene encoding uncharacterized protein LOC130945841 — MEIRVFSELVNKSRVAEDCVRKAAAEKGSLRVPFQRPSGRNFAPRGRNFKRGGFIPQQTQGQGNYRRPNTNASQGKRFGKQPQQDLNCQKCGKYHPGVPCRLGLGVCYSCGQPGHIASNCPEKKKYETGRVQQPGRVYTTSTIGAEGSETLIRGNCEMAGKILNALFNSGASHSFIAFEKAHELGLRMVVSGYDLKVYNATHEAMVTRIGCPQVPFRVQQREFVHDLICLPMTGLDLILGLDWLSKNHVLLDCSEKSVQFIPEGSEAPVVVNSYYLNSMIVNCSGTKCQDIMLLTVGVSGDDQSLEQIPVVCEFPDVFPDDINEFPPNREVEFAIELVPGSGQIST, encoded by the coding sequence ATGGAGATCAGGGTGTTTTCTGAATTGGTGAATAAGAGTAGGGTGGCTGAGGATTGTGTGAGGAAGGCGGCAGCAGAAAAAGGAAGTTTGAGGGTGCCTTTTCAGAGGCCTTCAGGGAGGAATTTTGCTCCGAGAGGTAGGAATTTCAAGCGTGGAGGCTTTATTCCGCAGCAGACTCAGGGTCAAGGTAATTATAGAAGGCCGAATACTAATGCTAGTCAAGGAAAaaggtttgggaagcagccaCAGCAAGATCTAAATTGTCAGAAGTGCGGAAAGTATCATCCTGGAGTTCCGTGCAGACTAGGACTTGGAGTGTGCTATTCTTGTGGACAGCCTGGGCATATAGCCAGTAATTGCCCTGAGAAGAAGAAGTATGAGACTGGTAGGGTGCAGCAGCCGGGGAGAGTATACACCACTTCTACCATAggtgctgagggatctgagacactgaTTAGAGGTAATTGTGAAATGGCTGGTAAAATCTTAAATGCTTTATTTAATTCAGGAGCGTCTcattcatttattgcatttgaaaaggcccatgagttaggattgagaATGGTGGTCTCAGGTTATGATTTAAAAGTATATAATGCTACTCATGAAGCTATGGTGACTAGGATAGGATGTCCACAAGTTCCCTTTCGAGTACAACAGCGTGAATTTGTGCATGATTTGATTTGTTTGCCTATGACTGGTCTTGATCTCattttgggattggattggttatccaAGAATCATGTTTTGCTTGATTGTTCTGAGAAATCAGTACAGTTTATACCAGAAGGGTCAGAAGCACCGGTTGTGGTGAATAGTTATTATTTGAATTCTATGATAGTAAACTGTTCTGGAACCAAATGTCAGGATATTATGTTATTAACTGTGGGAGTATCAGGTGATGATCAGAGTTTAGAGCAAATTCCGGTTGTATGTGAATTTCCAGATGTGTTTCCGGATGATATTAATGaatttccacctaaccgagaggttgaatTTGCAATTGAGTTGGTACCTGGATCCGGTCAAATTTCAACGTGA